One Salvia splendens isolate huo1 chromosome 22, SspV2, whole genome shotgun sequence DNA segment encodes these proteins:
- the LOC121786714 gene encoding uncharacterized protein LOC121786714: MIDFTEAIEDCRLLDSGFDDANFTWAKNNLFERLDRSLLNESWSRLFDATRVTNLPRIASDHGPILVRCKLRNCHNGGRASRFQNMWTRHEGFANLVREDWSQPTGAEGILNLQLKLSRMKKVLNRWNKETFRNIHTNLKDMEGRIVEAQADFEAMPTPENRTLINKLIAEYILRLKMRKTFGDRKRPSDG; the protein is encoded by the coding sequence ATGATCGACTTTACCGAGGCCATCGAGGATTGCAGATTACTCGACTCGGGCTTTGACGATGCGAACTTTACATGGGCAAAGAACAACTTGTTTGAAAGGCTGGACAGGAGTCTATTGAATGAGTCATGGTCGCGGCTGTTCGATGCTACACGGGTAACGAACCTCCCCCGTATTGCTTCGGATCATGGGCCGATCCTTGTAAGGTGCAAATTGAGGAATTGTCACAATGGAGGGAGAGCATCCCGATTTCAAAATATGTGGACTCGGCATGAAGGATTTGCGAACCTTGTGCGTGAAGACTGGTCCCAACCGACGGGGGCCGAGGGCATCCTAAACCTCCAGCTTAAGCTCTCGAGAATGAAAAAGGTCCTCAACAGGTGGAATAAAGAAACATTTCGTAACATCCACACCAACCTAAAGGATATGGAGGGAAGGATAGTCGAGGCTCAAGCAGATTTTGAAGCAATGCCGACGCCCGAAAACAGGACGTTGATCAACAAACTTATAGCCGAGTACATCCTTCGCCTCAAGATGAGGAAGACTTTTGGCGACAGAAAGCGACCCTCCGATGGCTAG
- the LOC121786715 gene encoding uncharacterized protein LOC121786715: MSATSIHISALDGIVNVNSLFTLAVFIGLAWNPTDPSNSLIDPAAGCYASPKIAEDLVAFHVYSFSCFLFSSLVALGLKQATRLVRPGPHHRHNDEQRHFWDFDLARVNKTALRVGYVVSAVGSVAGSVFLMLALVNVVQIKLGVLGCGDGGGGHAYAAVVPLVTFVPAGLLIYVCFVFYNKKKKKKKKSHYLITRGPIFLKLE, from the coding sequence ATGTCGGCCACCAGCATCCACATCTCGGCCCTGGACGGCATCGTGAACGTCAACTCCCTCTTCACCCTCGCGGTCTTCATCGGGCTGGCCTGGAACCCGACCGACCCGAGCAACAGCCTCATCGACCCGGCAGCGGGCTGCTACGCCAGCCCGAAGATCGCCGAGGATCTGGTGGCCTTCCACGTCTACTCCTTCAGCTGCTTCCTCTTCTCCAGCCTCGTCGCGCTTGGCCTCAAGCAGGCCACCCGCCTCGTCCGCCCTGGGccccaccaccgccacaacgacGAGCAACGCCATTTCTGGGACTTCGATCTCGCCCGGGTCAACAAGACCGCGCTCCGGGTCGGGTACGTCGTCTCCGCTGTCGGGTCGGTCGCCGGGTCGGTCTTCCTGATGCTGGCGCTGGTCAACGTGGTGCAGATCAAGCTCGGGGTCCTCGGAtgcggcgacggcggcggcggacACGCCTACGCCGCGGTGGTGCCGCTCGTGACGTTCGTGCCGGCGGGTCTGCTGATCTATGTCTGTTTCGTGttctataacaaaaaaaaaaaaaaaaaaaaaaaaagccatTACTTGATTACAAGAGGACCAATCTTTCTAAAGCTAGAGTGA